The following coding sequences lie in one Saccharopolyspora hordei genomic window:
- a CDS encoding ABC transporter permease yields MVLRFVLRRVLAGLVVIWAAATLAFLAIRLVPGSAVDAVLGPGTAATPQLRRQILSETGLDQPVHVQYLRYLGDLLTGDLGHSYQQSQPVSRLLAGQVWPTLELALSALGTALVLAVLAAVLTAGRGRFGRAAASTAELVAVSTPPFWLGMVLVAVFSFGLGWFPAIGAQGVEGLVLPTLALAVPLAGVLAQVIRQELEATEGKPFVLTARARGISEAALLLRHTLRHALLPVTTLSGYVLGSLFGGAVLVENIFARPGLGRVLVDAVSSRDIPVVLSLVVLAAAAFVVINIVVDLLHPVIDPRLRGGAPR; encoded by the coding sequence ATGGTCCTTCGTTTCGTGCTGCGACGGGTCCTCGCCGGGCTGGTCGTCATCTGGGCGGCGGCGACCCTGGCGTTCCTCGCGATCCGGCTGGTGCCGGGCAGCGCGGTGGACGCGGTGCTGGGACCGGGCACCGCAGCCACCCCGCAGCTGCGCCGGCAGATCCTCTCCGAGACGGGCCTGGACCAACCGGTCCACGTGCAGTACTTGCGCTACCTGGGTGACCTGCTGACCGGCGATCTCGGGCACTCCTACCAGCAGAGCCAGCCGGTGTCGCGGCTGCTGGCCGGACAGGTGTGGCCGACCCTCGAACTCGCCCTGTCGGCGCTGGGCACCGCGCTCGTGCTGGCGGTGCTGGCCGCGGTGCTGACCGCCGGGCGCGGCCGGTTCGGCCGGGCCGCGGCGTCCACCGCCGAGCTCGTCGCGGTCTCCACGCCGCCGTTCTGGCTGGGCATGGTGCTGGTCGCGGTGTTCTCCTTCGGCCTGGGGTGGTTCCCGGCGATCGGCGCGCAGGGCGTCGAGGGGCTGGTGCTGCCGACCCTGGCGCTGGCCGTGCCGCTCGCCGGCGTGCTGGCACAGGTCATCCGGCAGGAGCTGGAGGCCACCGAGGGCAAGCCGTTCGTGCTCACCGCGCGAGCCCGGGGGATCTCCGAGGCCGCCCTGCTGCTGCGGCACACGCTGCGGCACGCGTTGCTGCCGGTGACCACGCTGTCCGGCTACGTGCTGGGGAGCCTGTTCGGAGGCGCCGTGCTGGTGGAGAACATCTTCGCCCGTCCTGGGCTGGGGAGGGTGCTGGTGGACGCGGTGTCCTCCCGCGACATCCCGGTGGTGCTGTCCCTGGTGGTCCTCGCGGCGGCGGCGTTCGTCGTGATCAACATCGTGGTGGACCTGCTGCACCCGGTCATCGATCCACGGCTGCGAGGAGGTGCGCCGCGGTGA
- a CDS encoding ABC transporter substrate-binding protein, with translation MHDRRSVLRLAALGMSAAMVSACSRPAPPAAGGPPRGGGTLTYATGVESEGWDPHVASTDVTGLLLRGVFDSLVVQRQDGTFAPWLARSWQVSPDGLRYSFELRDDVTFSDGTPFDAEAVRLNFDRIVAPETASRRAAGLLGPYAGTEVLGPHSLVVHFERPHSSFLSAASTTFLGFHSPRTVHEHPDDLASGGPFTVSTGPFVFSAVQAGRRATFRRREDYWWGPETAAHQGPAYLDQLVVEIVTEDSSRTGAVLSGQVDVADQIPAERLPAVRAHQTVDLVRSVSPGSPYTFFPNTEHPPFDELEVRRAVQAAIDVDAVTRGVFLGEYERAWSPLTPATPGYDPSLESSWPHDPVLAGKLLDRAGFTGRDAQGYRTRGGKRLSVEMPYVQSFVSAKNQTVNIGVQDELRRVGVELVLVPLDSAASMRRTRTGEYGMFAFSWGGGDSGALRNLFHSAKQFADGGANGGRVHDPVLDRWLDEIDATTDLGRIAELQRLVQRRVVEQAYAVPIYVSPRDSAVSRRVGGLTFDVHSWPNFYDTWVSDD, from the coding sequence ATGCACGACCGGCGTTCAGTGCTGCGCCTGGCGGCGCTCGGGATGTCCGCGGCGATGGTGTCGGCGTGTTCCAGGCCTGCTCCCCCCGCGGCGGGCGGACCACCGCGCGGCGGCGGCACGCTGACCTACGCCACCGGCGTCGAGAGCGAGGGGTGGGACCCGCACGTCGCCTCGACCGACGTGACCGGGCTGCTCCTGCGCGGTGTCTTCGACTCGCTCGTGGTGCAGCGGCAGGACGGCACCTTCGCGCCGTGGCTGGCCCGGTCCTGGCAGGTTTCGCCGGACGGGCTGCGGTACTCCTTCGAGCTGCGCGACGACGTCACGTTCAGCGACGGGACCCCGTTCGACGCCGAGGCGGTGCGGCTGAACTTCGACCGCATCGTCGCCCCGGAAACGGCGTCCCGCCGCGCTGCTGGGCTGCTCGGGCCCTACGCGGGCACCGAAGTGCTCGGACCGCACTCCCTGGTGGTGCACTTCGAGCGTCCCCACTCGTCGTTCCTGAGCGCCGCGAGCACCACGTTCCTCGGCTTCCACTCGCCGCGCACGGTGCACGAGCACCCCGACGACCTCGCCTCCGGCGGACCGTTCACGGTCAGCACCGGCCCGTTCGTCTTCAGTGCCGTCCAAGCGGGACGGCGTGCGACGTTCCGCCGGCGGGAGGACTACTGGTGGGGGCCGGAGACGGCCGCGCACCAAGGGCCGGCGTACCTGGACCAGCTGGTCGTCGAGATCGTCACCGAGGACTCCTCGCGCACCGGTGCGGTGCTGTCCGGACAGGTGGACGTGGCCGACCAGATCCCGGCGGAACGGCTGCCCGCGGTCCGCGCCCACCAGACCGTGGACCTGGTTCGCTCGGTGTCACCGGGTTCGCCCTACACCTTCTTCCCGAACACCGAGCACCCGCCGTTCGACGAGCTGGAGGTGCGTCGGGCGGTGCAGGCGGCGATCGACGTCGACGCGGTCACGCGCGGTGTGTTCCTGGGCGAGTACGAGCGCGCCTGGTCGCCGCTGACACCCGCGACTCCGGGGTACGACCCGAGCCTGGAGTCGAGCTGGCCGCACGACCCGGTGCTGGCGGGGAAGCTGCTGGACAGGGCCGGGTTCACCGGCCGGGACGCGCAGGGCTACCGGACCCGGGGCGGGAAGCGGCTGTCCGTGGAGATGCCCTACGTGCAGTCCTTCGTGTCGGCCAAGAACCAGACGGTGAACATCGGGGTGCAGGACGAGCTGCGCCGGGTCGGCGTGGAGCTGGTGCTCGTGCCGCTGGACTCCGCGGCGAGCATGCGGCGCACCCGCACCGGTGAGTACGGGATGTTCGCCTTCTCCTGGGGCGGCGGTGACTCCGGCGCGCTGCGCAACCTCTTCCACAGCGCGAAGCAGTTCGCCGACGGCGGGGCCAACGGCGGTCGGGTGCACGACCCGGTGCTGGACCGCTGGCTCGACGAGATCGACGCGACCACCGACCTGGGGCGCATCGCCGAGCTGCAGCGGCTGGTCCAGCGGCGGGTGGTCGAGCAGGCCTACGCCGTGCCGATCTACGTCTCGCCGCGCGACTCGGCGGTGAGCCGCCGGGTGGGCGGGCTGACCTTCGACGTGCACTCCTGGCCGAACTTCTACGACACGTGGGTGAGCGACGACTGA
- a CDS encoding winged helix-turn-helix transcriptional regulator translates to MTADSSRARVQRSDDHACRLSEVVERVSGKWSIGVLLAASHGRIRYTELERAVPGISRRMLTLTLRNLERDGLLARTVHPTVPPKVEYRLTDIGVELCEALTALTDWAQRHEGAIEAARRAYDGTNATAEPKAG, encoded by the coding sequence ATGACCGCGGACAGCAGCAGGGCCCGGGTCCAGCGATCCGACGACCACGCGTGCCGGCTGAGCGAGGTCGTCGAGCGGGTGAGCGGCAAGTGGAGCATCGGGGTGCTGCTCGCCGCGTCGCACGGCCGCATCCGGTACACCGAGCTGGAGCGGGCGGTGCCCGGGATCAGCCGGCGGATGCTCACGCTGACGCTGCGCAACCTCGAGCGGGACGGGTTGCTCGCCCGGACCGTGCACCCGACCGTCCCGCCGAAGGTCGAGTACCGCCTCACCGACATCGGCGTGGAGCTGTGCGAGGCGCTGACCGCGCTCACCGACTGGGCGCAGCGGCACGAGGGGGCCATCGAGGCGGCACGCCGGGCCTACGACGGCACGAACGCCACCGCCGAGCCGAAGGCCGGCTAG
- a CDS encoding BTAD domain-containing putative transcriptional regulator: MRFNVLGPLELLVEGEPVPLGGLRQRSTLGYLLLNANKAVATSQLLRALWGDRTPPTARKMLQNAVSGLRTTLAVHGTGDAEVLTHAPGYLLRVGEDSVDLTRFHAIVEEGRAELSSGSWDSAARTLRRALELWRGPALADLVETGIDWPELTALQNARLAALEDDVEAELAAGRHHEVVRELETAVETEPPREKLCGQLMLALYRCGRQADALSVYRRTRTRLISEFGLDPGQHLQQLERAILNQDPSLNRSAADPVRGAPHVPRPREEVSALPARHGTERGPAAPPVTERKWVSALLVQTEPARTADGGPDPEDVDQLFRQLTTVLREEVSRFGGTLHSTFGAVWFAAFGARRTYEDDAERAIRAGFAIRRRLEAQPGVAPRVAVATGEALVTNPPEGGQAEVSGDVLDSCMRLLATVRPGEMRVCETTRLASRGAVTYDESGPSAGDVIAVRPEHEAATVSLPFVARERELAVLDRLLHDVRERRSPQLVTLLGEPGIGKTRLLNEFRTSAEASGRARCLVGRTPRFGWNAPLTALADVVKASCGISSTDSTAIAMRKLTRCVEDLVDDEETAAWLLTYLRPLAGLQDDSRGPDAVGEAFEAWRRFLEELAAREPLVIVLEDLQSADERLVNFVADLDERLGPVPLLVVATARPELLHRRPSWGCGKRDVTTLTVGPLSRDETWRLLETLLARHGLCQRIADGVPHLDESRFRHELIDRVGGNPLFAVEHVRMLRNELLPGRELAIPSLTVSGAAPSPSASADCQVRLPQAVYNIIAARLDTLSRAEKSVLQDAAVFDRVVWAEPIAAISGLGRGETADQLNYLERRGFLVRTRQRSRNREVKFEFRHSLVREVAYSQLPRSDRADKHQRCAAWLETAGVETALVEHHRHRSELASRANG; this comes from the coding sequence ATGCGTTTCAACGTGCTCGGCCCGCTGGAGCTGCTGGTCGAGGGCGAACCGGTGCCGCTGGGCGGCCTCAGGCAACGATCCACGCTCGGCTACCTGTTGCTGAACGCGAACAAGGCGGTGGCCACGAGCCAGTTGCTGCGCGCGCTGTGGGGCGACCGCACCCCGCCGACCGCCCGGAAGATGCTGCAGAACGCGGTTTCCGGCCTGCGGACCACGCTGGCCGTGCACGGTACCGGTGATGCGGAAGTCCTCACCCACGCCCCCGGCTACCTGCTCCGGGTGGGCGAAGACTCGGTCGACCTCACCCGCTTCCACGCGATCGTCGAGGAAGGTCGGGCCGAACTCTCCTCCGGTTCCTGGGATTCGGCCGCGCGGACGCTGCGCCGAGCCCTCGAGCTGTGGCGGGGACCAGCACTGGCCGACCTGGTCGAGACCGGGATCGACTGGCCGGAGCTGACCGCGCTGCAGAACGCGCGGCTGGCCGCCCTGGAGGACGACGTCGAGGCCGAGCTGGCTGCCGGGCGACACCACGAGGTGGTGCGCGAGCTGGAGACCGCGGTCGAGACCGAGCCCCCGCGCGAGAAGTTGTGCGGGCAACTGATGCTCGCGCTGTACCGGTGCGGTCGCCAGGCCGACGCGTTGAGCGTCTACCGCCGGACCCGCACCAGGCTGATCAGCGAGTTCGGCCTGGACCCGGGACAGCACCTGCAACAGCTGGAACGCGCGATCCTCAACCAGGACCCGAGCCTCAACCGGAGCGCGGCCGACCCCGTGCGCGGTGCACCGCACGTCCCCCGCCCGCGCGAGGAGGTCAGCGCGCTCCCCGCCCGCCACGGCACCGAACGCGGTCCGGCCGCACCACCGGTCACCGAGCGCAAGTGGGTCAGCGCGCTGCTGGTGCAGACCGAGCCCGCCCGCACCGCGGACGGCGGGCCCGACCCGGAAGACGTCGACCAGTTGTTCCGGCAGCTCACCACCGTCCTCCGCGAGGAGGTGAGCCGGTTCGGCGGCACCCTGCACAGCACGTTCGGGGCGGTGTGGTTCGCCGCGTTCGGGGCCCGCCGCACCTACGAGGACGACGCGGAGCGCGCCATCCGCGCCGGTTTCGCGATCCGCCGCCGCCTGGAGGCGCAACCGGGCGTCGCCCCGCGGGTGGCGGTGGCGACCGGGGAAGCGCTGGTGACCAACCCGCCGGAGGGCGGTCAGGCGGAAGTCTCCGGTGACGTGCTGGACTCCTGCATGCGGTTGCTGGCAACGGTGCGCCCCGGGGAGATGCGGGTCTGCGAGACCACCCGGCTGGCCAGCCGCGGCGCGGTCACCTACGACGAGTCGGGCCCGTCCGCCGGCGACGTCATCGCGGTGCGCCCGGAGCACGAGGCGGCCACGGTCAGCTTGCCGTTCGTCGCCAGGGAACGGGAGCTCGCCGTGCTGGACCGGCTGCTGCACGACGTGCGGGAGCGCCGGTCACCGCAGCTGGTCACGCTGCTCGGTGAGCCGGGCATCGGCAAGACCCGGTTGCTCAACGAGTTCCGCACGAGCGCTGAGGCGTCCGGTCGAGCGCGCTGCCTCGTCGGTCGCACGCCGCGGTTCGGCTGGAACGCGCCGCTGACCGCGCTGGCGGACGTCGTCAAGGCCTCCTGCGGCATCTCGTCCACCGACAGCACCGCGATCGCGATGCGGAAGCTGACGCGGTGCGTGGAGGACCTCGTCGACGACGAGGAGACCGCCGCGTGGTTGCTGACCTACCTGCGTCCGCTCGCCGGTCTGCAGGACGATTCGCGGGGACCGGACGCGGTCGGCGAGGCCTTCGAGGCGTGGCGCCGCTTCCTCGAGGAGCTGGCCGCGCGCGAGCCGCTGGTCATCGTGCTGGAGGACCTGCAGTCGGCCGACGAGAGGTTGGTGAACTTCGTCGCCGACCTCGACGAACGGCTCGGTCCGGTGCCGCTGCTCGTGGTCGCGACCGCCCGTCCGGAGCTGCTGCACCGGCGCCCGTCCTGGGGCTGCGGGAAGCGGGACGTCACGACGCTCACGGTGGGGCCGCTGTCGCGGGACGAGACCTGGCGGTTGCTGGAGACCTTGCTCGCCCGGCACGGACTGTGCCAGCGGATCGCCGACGGGGTACCGCACCTCGACGAGAGCCGCTTCCGGCACGAGCTGATCGACCGGGTGGGCGGGAACCCGCTGTTCGCCGTCGAGCACGTGCGGATGCTGCGCAACGAGCTCCTCCCCGGCCGCGAACTGGCGATCCCGTCGTTGACGGTCTCGGGTGCCGCCCCGTCCCCGAGCGCGTCCGCGGACTGCCAGGTCCGGCTGCCGCAGGCGGTGTACAACATCATCGCCGCGCGCTTGGACACCCTGTCGCGCGCGGAGAAGAGCGTGCTGCAGGACGCGGCGGTGTTCGACCGGGTCGTGTGGGCCGAACCCATCGCCGCCATCAGCGGACTCGGCCGCGGTGAGACCGCCGACCAGCTGAACTACCTGGAGCGGCGCGGGTTCCTGGTGCGCACCCGGCAGCGTTCCCGCAACCGCGAGGTGAAGTTCGAGTTCCGCCACAGCCTGGTCCGCGAGGTCGCATACTCCCAGCTGCCCCGCTCCGACCGCGCCGACAAGCACCAGCGCTGCGCTGCCTGGCTGGAGACGGCGGGCGTCGAGACCGCTCTGGTGGAGCACCACCGCCACCGCAGCGAGCTGGCTTCCCGCGCCAACGGGTGA
- a CDS encoding sodium:solute symporter family protein yields MHLLDWVVIAGYFVVMVVIGVWAHRQVAGAADYFTAGGKMPWWLAGVSHHMSGYSAVVFVAYAGVAYDQGIVSYVVFMFPLAVATGIGAFLFAPKWNRLRARYHIASPLEYLAARFNVPTQQVLAWSGSLLKIFDVAAKWSAVALLLDEFVGIPMVWGVIITAGVTLLYCTAGGLWADALTELGQFVIQGLAAIAMLVAVGAALSAQGLDYATFWGALPAGHTDPTTSDYPAYFVLVYIVVKTFEYNGGMWNLAQRYLATPSAAQARRTALLSSGLYLLWPIVLMLPMFAAPLLVEVTESEDVYAQMALQFLPAGLLGLVLVGVFSHTMAMAASDANAISAVMTRDVLPNVWQRARSFTDAQALRTGRYLTVLFVLLSVLIAINAENLGGVLAIIVTWVGALIGPISIPMMLGMLRPFRHVGPTAALVSWGGGLVSYALAKYVWQLDDAITVVTPVLVSLVLFVAVGAVRRDAPPAAAEITEELAHDEGPAEPARA; encoded by the coding sequence ATGCACCTGTTGGACTGGGTGGTCATAGCAGGCTACTTCGTCGTCATGGTCGTCATCGGCGTGTGGGCGCACCGCCAGGTCGCCGGCGCCGCCGACTACTTCACCGCGGGCGGCAAGATGCCGTGGTGGCTGGCGGGCGTCTCGCACCACATGTCCGGGTACAGCGCGGTGGTCTTCGTGGCCTACGCCGGGGTCGCCTACGACCAGGGGATCGTCTCCTACGTGGTGTTCATGTTCCCGCTGGCGGTCGCCACCGGCATCGGCGCGTTCCTGTTCGCGCCGAAGTGGAACCGGCTGCGCGCCCGCTACCACATCGCCTCCCCGCTGGAGTACCTGGCGGCCCGGTTCAACGTGCCCACGCAACAGGTGCTGGCGTGGAGCGGATCGCTGCTGAAGATCTTCGACGTGGCTGCGAAGTGGTCGGCGGTGGCGCTGCTGCTCGACGAGTTCGTCGGCATCCCGATGGTGTGGGGTGTGATCATCACCGCGGGCGTGACGCTGCTGTACTGCACCGCCGGCGGGCTGTGGGCGGACGCGCTCACCGAGCTCGGGCAGTTCGTCATCCAGGGGCTCGCCGCGATCGCCATGCTCGTCGCCGTCGGTGCCGCGCTGTCCGCGCAGGGCTTGGACTACGCGACCTTCTGGGGCGCGCTGCCCGCCGGGCACACCGACCCGACGACGAGCGACTACCCGGCGTACTTCGTCCTCGTCTACATCGTCGTCAAGACCTTCGAGTACAACGGCGGCATGTGGAACCTGGCGCAGCGCTACCTCGCCACGCCGAGCGCCGCGCAGGCGCGGCGCACCGCGCTGCTGTCCAGCGGTCTCTACCTGCTCTGGCCGATCGTGCTCATGCTGCCGATGTTCGCCGCACCGCTGCTGGTCGAGGTGACGGAGTCCGAGGACGTCTACGCGCAGATGGCGCTGCAGTTCCTGCCCGCCGGGCTGCTCGGCCTGGTGCTGGTCGGGGTGTTCTCGCACACGATGGCGATGGCCGCCTCGGACGCCAACGCCATCTCCGCGGTCATGACGCGCGACGTGCTGCCCAACGTCTGGCAGCGCGCCCGGAGCTTCACCGATGCGCAGGCGCTGCGCACCGGCCGGTACCTCACCGTGCTGTTCGTGCTGTTGAGCGTGCTCATCGCGATCAACGCGGAGAACCTCGGCGGGGTGCTGGCGATCATCGTGACCTGGGTCGGCGCGCTGATCGGCCCGATCTCCATCCCGATGATGCTCGGCATGCTGCGCCCGTTCCGCCACGTCGGCCCGACCGCGGCGCTGGTCTCGTGGGGCGGCGGCCTGGTCTCCTACGCCCTGGCGAAGTACGTGTGGCAGCTCGACGACGCGATCACCGTGGTCACCCCGGTCCTCGTCTCGCTGGTCCTGTTCGTGGCCGTCGGCGCAGTGCGCCGGGACGCCCCACCAGCCGCCGCGGAGATCACCGAGGAGCTGGCCCACGACGAGGGACCGGCGGAACCGGCACGAGCCTGA